A region from the Silene latifolia isolate original U9 population chromosome 7, ASM4854445v1, whole genome shotgun sequence genome encodes:
- the LOC141589913 gene encoding putative mitochondrial protein AtMg00860, which produces MERGYVRKSISPCAFPMLLVLKKDGTWRMCIDSRAVNNITIKYRFPIPRLDDMLDELHGSEIFSKVDLRSGYHQIRMREGDEWKIAFKTKHGLYDRNKDDHFKHLREVFNTLREQQLYGKKEKCSFLVESVIFLGYKVSKDGVSVDQSKIEAIMSWPIPKTVIEVRSFHGLASFYRRVIQDFSTITSPITECTKKGTFVWTPAAQRAFETIIQKLCEAPLLALPDFTQPFEVECDASGVGIGAMLIQGK; this is translated from the exons ATGGAACGAGGCTATGTGCGCAAGAGCATAAGTCCATGTGCCTTCCCTATGCTACTTGTTCTAAAAAAGGATGGAACATGGCGAATGTGCATCGACAGTCGAGCTGTGAACAACATCACTATAAAGTATCGATTTCCAATCCCGAGGCTTGATGATATGCTCGATGAATTGCATGGATCCGAGATCTTCTCTAAAGTTGATTTGAGGAGTGGCTATCACCAAATTCGGATGAGAGAAGGGGACGAGTGGAAAATCGCGTTCAAGACTAAGCATGGATTATACGA CCGGAACAAGGATGATCATTTCAAACACCTTCGCGAGGTGTTCAACACGCTTCGAGAACAACAACTCTATGGCAAAAAGGAAAAGTGTTCGTTCTTGGTTGAAAGCGTTATCTTCCTTGGCTACAAGgtttctaaagacggagtttcaGTCGATCAATCCAAAATTGAAGCAATCATGTCATGGCCTATTCCTAAGACTGTCATTGAGGTCCGATCCTTTCATGGACTCGCATCATTCTATCGAAGGGTCATTCAGGACTTTAGCACTATCACTAGTCCTATCACCGAGTGTACAAAGAAGGGAACTTTCGTGTGGACCCCGGCTGCTCAAAGGGCGTTTGAGACGATTATTCAAAAACTTTGTGAGGCACCGCTATTAGCACTCCCGGATTTCACCCAACCGTTTGAGGTGGAATGTGACGCAAGCGGTGTTGGAATTGGAGCCATGCTGATACAAGGAAAGTGA